A region of Malaciobacter marinus DNA encodes the following proteins:
- a CDS encoding type VI secretion system Vgr family protein, translated as MSKIIENISKTLRKEITQSIKSRIKLLNYRSDLPDILNESLSVYKLNGYSKVNKPYEFEVIFVSEEFIQIEDIVDTDVELIIQDEINPLDKKTIFGKVYEASEDSVVARKHLYKVKIVSPLYYLGLNNRYEIYHERKVSTIFSEILNRYNQLLNINVDVKIDIKNEVTREYITQYNQSDLEFLTMLCEEEGYSFIVEYSSNNPYNIILCNLNEHAIINSYSAVSQFNHSKKFSATNIIEDYYDKNRPSLEYKVQTGAAITSSIKDNQSTTQLRTDIKRNNLRDKLNVLDESLYKDLDKYNKIEAKREYVKSNIIYATSQEVVINDSLCIKLEDEAAKKVFDVIVIEVKYNGIFPNALDEYIQNINENKKHELEYEVEFTSIPKDIEYVPPYTVIKPKINSVQTAIVASSNSNTKEDVNTIDVDEQGRIKVLFHFEQNRTISCYLRYSNFFAGDNYGAQFLPRVNSEVIVSFVNGDIDKPIIIGSLYNGENKVPYNLPKDKTKSYIKTNSMPQYEHKQGYNEILFEDKQGEELLSFRAQKNLKTHVLNDEYKHVENNSKLLVDNDKEETIQKDSIIIVGEEERKNIKANKILTVEKESITTIKQDCEKHYKQNLETLIKQDEKTYLERDVELRIKNILHKYIQKDVSDKYLQNLFVKIGKELRVDIEDGFHLNTSDLKVQASDNCLLDGSDGISFKCGSNILTVDASGIHFNTSNFVDNSANGGVGVEDVVKTEIPKPLYEKVRVVELIPTLTKQDDITQVLEYEAVVEKFYNGVWSKTTDLNETQLAQLQWYFIKNNDEADTNIITDNPTNDNITITGLKMSVSLEEENIYKVGHAHCFVSNSEEEGYTQTQLVRYLEVKDIISSHSSQEEGECIAVLNVESPRQEELAQIRWQIEDTQREKYNGKETIIHNLKEEKVHEINFLAYIDGKIQDGANSRLTYDEKGKYISSLGFEDDN; from the coding sequence ATGTCAAAAATAATAGAAAATATCTCAAAAACACTACGAAAAGAAATAACACAAAGCATAAAATCAAGAATCAAGTTGTTAAACTATAGAAGTGACCTGCCAGATATACTAAATGAAAGCTTGAGTGTATATAAACTAAATGGATATAGTAAAGTAAATAAACCTTATGAATTTGAAGTAATATTTGTAAGTGAAGAGTTTATACAAATAGAAGATATAGTAGATACAGATGTAGAACTAATAATTCAAGATGAAATAAATCCTTTAGATAAAAAAACAATATTTGGAAAAGTCTATGAAGCAAGTGAAGATAGTGTAGTAGCAAGAAAACATCTGTATAAAGTAAAAATAGTATCGCCCTTGTATTACTTAGGATTAAATAATAGATATGAGATATATCATGAAAGAAAAGTAAGTACAATTTTTAGTGAAATACTAAATAGATATAATCAACTGCTAAATATAAATGTAGATGTAAAAATAGATATAAAAAATGAAGTAACAAGAGAGTATATAACTCAATATAATCAAAGTGATTTGGAATTTCTTACAATGCTTTGTGAAGAAGAGGGATATAGCTTTATAGTAGAATACTCTTCAAATAATCCATATAATATAATTTTGTGTAACTTAAATGAACATGCAATAATAAATAGCTATAGCGCAGTAAGCCAATTTAATCATAGTAAAAAATTTAGTGCAACAAATATAATAGAAGATTATTATGATAAAAATAGACCAAGCTTAGAATATAAAGTGCAAACAGGTGCAGCAATAACTTCTAGCATAAAAGATAATCAATCAACAACTCAATTAAGAACAGATATAAAAAGAAATAATCTAAGAGATAAACTAAATGTACTTGATGAGAGCTTGTATAAAGATTTGGATAAATATAATAAAATAGAAGCAAAAAGAGAATATGTAAAATCAAATATAATATATGCAACAAGCCAAGAAGTAGTAATAAATGACTCTTTGTGTATAAAATTAGAAGATGAGGCTGCAAAAAAAGTATTTGATGTAATAGTAATAGAAGTAAAATATAATGGAATTTTTCCAAATGCATTGGATGAATATATACAAAATATAAATGAAAATAAAAAACATGAACTTGAATATGAAGTAGAATTTACTTCAATACCAAAAGATATAGAGTATGTTCCACCATATACAGTAATAAAACCCAAAATAAACTCAGTACAAACAGCAATAGTAGCAAGTAGTAATAGTAATACAAAAGAAGATGTAAATACAATAGATGTAGATGAACAAGGAAGAATAAAAGTATTGTTTCACTTTGAACAGAATAGAACAATATCTTGCTACTTAAGATACTCAAACTTCTTTGCAGGAGATAACTATGGAGCACAATTTCTGCCAAGAGTAAATAGTGAAGTAATAGTAAGCTTTGTAAATGGAGATATAGATAAACCAATAATAATAGGAAGCTTGTATAATGGTGAGAATAAAGTACCATATAACCTTCCAAAAGATAAAACAAAGAGTTATATCAAAACAAACTCAATGCCACAATATGAACATAAGCAAGGCTATAATGAGATATTGTTTGAAGATAAACAAGGTGAAGAGTTATTATCATTTAGAGCACAAAAGAATCTAAAAACTCATGTGTTAAATGATGAATATAAACATGTAGAGAATAACTCAAAACTATTAGTAGATAATGATAAAGAAGAGACAATACAAAAAGACTCAATCATAATAGTTGGAGAAGAAGAAAGAAAAAACATAAAAGCAAACAAGATTTTAACTGTTGAGAAAGAGTCTATTACAACTATTAAACAAGATTGTGAAAAACACTATAAACAAAACTTAGAAACACTAATAAAACAAGATGAAAAGACATACCTAGAAAGAGATGTAGAACTTAGAATCAAAAATATCTTGCATAAATATATTCAAAAAGATGTATCAGATAAATATTTGCAAAATCTATTTGTAAAAATAGGAAAAGAGTTAAGAGTTGATATAGAAGATGGCTTTCATCTAAATACAAGTGATTTAAAAGTACAAGCTTCAGATAACTGCTTACTTGATGGAAGTGATGGCATAAGCTTTAAATGTGGAAGTAATATCCTAACAGTAGATGCAAGTGGCATTCACTTTAATACTTCAAACTTTGTGGATAATAGTGCTAATGGTGGGGTTGGTGTTGAGGATGTAGTAAAAACAGAGATACCAAAACCACTATATGAAAAAGTAAGAGTAGTGGAATTAATTCCTACACTTACAAAACAAGATGATATAACACAAGTTTTAGAGTATGAAGCTGTTGTTGAGAAGTTTTATAATGGTGTTTGGAGTAAAACTACAGATTTAAATGAAACACAATTAGCTCAACTTCAATGGTATTTTATTAAAAACAATGATGAAGCTGATACTAATATCATAACAGATAATCCAACAAATGATAATATTACTATTACTGGATTAAAAATGAGTGTTTCTTTAGAAGAAGAAAATATTTATAAAGTAGGACATGCACATTGTTTTGTAAGTAATAGTGAAGAAGAGGGATATACACAAACACAACTTGTAAGATATTTAGAAGTTAAAGATATTATTTCAAGCCATTCTTCACAAGAAGAGGGTGAATGTATAGCAGTATTAAATGTAGAAAGTCCAAGGCAAGAAGAACTAGCGCAAATAAGATGGCAAATAGAAGATACACAAAGAGAAAAATATAATGGAAAAGAGACAATAATTCATAATCTAAAAGAAGAAAAAGTTCATGAGATTAATTTCTTAGCATATATTGATGGAAAAATTCAAGATGGTGCAAATAGTAGATTAACTTATGATGAAAAAGGAAAATATATAAGTAGTTTAGGATTTGAAGATGATAACTAA
- a CDS encoding LysM peptidoglycan-binding domain-containing protein, translated as MITKKLDDKIKLTARTVNVQIGQEVKVILKLYDENKKVLKQKEYKEKVQENKKVEKRFTISNLVDELKIDSSKVKYVSGWIDVDNDGEITREYEKEVWIEVIEEKITALYFSYNQPSKPTVHEVKEGENLSLIAQKYNTTVEELVSVNKLANANIIYPKQSILIHDINQEEVNSIKLNNTFIPLGTKVNVVAHGTKDSKAKIKILANNSNFNFLKEDQEISEFDVTFDENGQSITPITLRPKNIEDYKSLINKFTPKLGHGIKQEKLILKGEIKKGNYQSSLEVDDMNTIGLAHYQTYIKSAYITNASTGKIEAKLTAKKQGNDIIFQDIEGQNVASTPQDKIASAFGDINNGLGGLAEGMEHKKGSFALTNSKGIHIKHYESGWSGNPYVKTYSMSKWADGLSKGTFIISLVIGYIQIDSAIDKDIMELKKRGIKTSNFIDEFGQQTEQQIGSTALGFAGGVITSILIGIIALPVSSILVVLGGSILIGGSVGWIFSKVGEEGIKFIQDSKGSTIINNYPLKEEN; from the coding sequence ATGATAACTAAAAAACTAGATGATAAGATAAAACTAACAGCAAGAACAGTAAATGTACAAATAGGACAAGAAGTAAAAGTAATCCTAAAACTTTATGATGAAAATAAAAAAGTATTAAAACAAAAAGAGTATAAAGAAAAAGTACAAGAAAATAAAAAAGTAGAAAAAAGATTTACAATCTCAAACTTAGTAGATGAGTTAAAAATAGATTCCTCAAAAGTTAAATATGTTTCAGGATGGATTGATGTAGATAATGATGGAGAGATAACAAGAGAGTATGAAAAAGAGGTTTGGATTGAAGTAATTGAAGAAAAGATAACAGCTCTTTATTTTTCTTATAATCAACCTTCTAAGCCAACTGTTCATGAAGTAAAAGAAGGTGAGAATCTCTCTTTAATTGCCCAAAAATATAATACAACCGTAGAAGAACTAGTATCAGTAAATAAACTTGCAAATGCAAATATTATATATCCAAAACAATCTATACTTATTCATGATATAAATCAAGAAGAGGTAAATAGTATTAAACTTAATAATACATTTATTCCTTTAGGAACTAAAGTAAATGTTGTAGCACATGGAACCAAAGATTCAAAAGCTAAAATAAAAATTCTAGCAAATAATTCAAACTTTAACTTTTTAAAAGAAGACCAAGAAATAAGTGAATTTGATGTAACATTTGATGAAAATGGTCAATCAATAACTCCAATAACTTTACGTCCTAAAAATATAGAGGATTATAAAAGTCTTATAAATAAATTTACGCCTAAGCTAGGACATGGTATAAAACAAGAGAAACTTATTTTAAAAGGTGAGATAAAAAAAGGCAATTATCAATCTTCACTAGAAGTTGATGATATGAATACAATTGGATTAGCCCACTATCAAACATATATAAAAAGTGCATATATTACAAATGCCTCAACAGGTAAAATAGAAGCAAAACTTACAGCAAAAAAGCAAGGTAATGATATAATCTTTCAAGATATAGAAGGACAAAATGTAGCAAGTACTCCACAAGATAAAATAGCAAGTGCATTTGGTGATATAAATAATGGTTTAGGTGGATTAGCAGAAGGTATGGAACATAAAAAAGGAAGCTTTGCATTAACAAATTCAAAAGGCATACATATAAAGCATTATGAAAGTGGATGGAGTGGAAATCCATATGTAAAAACTTATAGTATGTCTAAATGGGCTGATGGACTTAGTAAAGGTACATTTATTATAAGTCTTGTTATTGGATATATCCAAATAGATTCAGCAATTGATAAAGATATAATGGAACTAAAGAAAAGAGGTATCAAAACATCAAATTTTATTGATGAGTTTGGACAACAAACAGAACAACAAATAGGAAGTACTGCTTTAGGATTTGCAGGTGGGGTAATTACAAGTATTTTGATTGGTATAATAGCATTACCTGTTTCATCTATTTTAGTTGTTTTAGGAGGCTCTATTCTAATTGGAGGATCAGTAGGTTGGATATTTTCAAAAGTGGGAGAAGAAGGAATTAAGTTTATTCAAGATAGCAAAGGAAGTACAATAATAAATAATTATCCACTAAAGGAAGAAAATTGA
- the efp gene encoding elongation factor P, whose protein sequence is MAISMSELKKGLKIQLDGIPYKITEYQHVKPGKGAAFVRCKIKSFLNGKVIEKTFHAGDKCETPNLEQKNMQYLYDDGEMLQFMDTENYEQIGLVHDQVGDAQNWIIDGMSVDMMFFNEKPITVEPPMTVELKIIDTPPNFKGDSQGGKKPATLESGAVVQIPFHLVEGDVIKCDTRTGEYLEKVK, encoded by the coding sequence ATGGCAATTTCAATGAGTGAATTAAAAAAGGGATTAAAGATACAATTAGATGGTATCCCTTATAAAATTACAGAGTATCAACATGTAAAACCTGGTAAAGGAGCTGCTTTTGTTAGATGTAAAATAAAATCTTTTCTAAATGGAAAAGTTATCGAAAAAACTTTCCATGCTGGTGATAAATGTGAAACTCCAAATTTAGAACAAAAAAATATGCAATACCTATATGATGATGGTGAAATGTTACAATTCATGGACACAGAAAACTATGAACAAATAGGATTAGTGCATGATCAAGTAGGTGATGCACAAAACTGGATTATTGATGGGATGAGTGTTGATATGATGTTTTTTAATGAAAAACCAATCACAGTTGAACCACCAATGACAGTTGAATTAAAAATCATTGATACTCCACCAAACTTTAAAGGTGACTCACAAGGTGGTAAAAAACCTGCAACTTTAGAATCAGGTGCTGTAGTTCAAATTCCATTTCACCTAGTTGAAGGTGATGTTATTAAATGTGATACAAGAACTGGGGAATACCTAGAAAAAGTTAAATAA
- the serA gene encoding phosphoglycerate dehydrogenase: MSKHTIVVCDHIHEDGLDILKNTEDINYVYAANIDKTALLDVIKDADIAITRSSTDVDEKFLNAAVNLKAIIRAGVGYDNVDMEGCSKRGIIAMNVPTANTIAAVELTMAHMLSCMRKFPYAHNQLKQDRIWKREDWYGNELFGKKLGVIGFGNIGHRVALRAKSFEMDVVTYDPYIPSTKATDLGIEYTTNFDDILSCDIITIHTPKNKETLDIIGEKEIAKMKDGVILINCARGGLYNEEALVNNLKSGKIAMAGIDVFKKEPAINHPLLDLDNITVTAHLGANTKESQKKIAIQAAQNAIESARGIAYPNALNLPIDESKIPSFVKPYIELTQKMAFLSAQSDKSAIRSISVQAEGKIAEYLDSLTTFAAVGSLSVSGGEDVNYVNAKFWAEEKGITFDTAEISHNSGYNNKVTVKITTEKGVNTISGTVFNDNMQRIVDINHFALDIEPKGNMIFLRNSDVPGVIGEVGKVLGNEGINIADFRLSRGKNGALAVILVDATINSDILSKLANLEAAISVSYAEI, encoded by the coding sequence ATGAGTAAACATACTATCGTAGTTTGTGACCACATTCATGAGGATGGACTAGACATCCTTAAGAACACAGAGGACATAAACTACGTTTATGCCGCAAATATAGATAAAACTGCACTATTAGATGTAATTAAAGATGCTGATATTGCAATTACGAGAAGTTCTACAGATGTAGATGAAAAGTTTTTAAACGCAGCTGTTAATTTAAAAGCAATAATTAGAGCTGGTGTTGGATATGACAATGTTGATATGGAAGGTTGTAGCAAAAGAGGAATAATTGCTATGAATGTTCCAACAGCTAACACTATTGCAGCAGTTGAACTTACTATGGCTCACATGTTATCTTGTATGAGAAAATTCCCTTATGCTCACAATCAATTAAAACAAGACAGAATCTGGAAAAGAGAAGATTGGTATGGAAATGAGTTATTTGGTAAAAAATTAGGTGTTATTGGTTTTGGTAACATTGGACATAGAGTTGCACTAAGAGCAAAATCTTTTGAGATGGATGTTGTAACTTATGACCCATATATACCATCAACAAAAGCAACTGATTTAGGTATTGAATATACTACAAATTTCGATGATATTTTATCTTGCGATATTATTACAATACACACACCAAAAAATAAAGAAACACTTGATATTATTGGTGAAAAAGAGATTGCTAAAATGAAAGATGGTGTTATTTTAATAAACTGCGCAAGAGGTGGTTTATATAATGAAGAAGCACTAGTAAACAACTTAAAATCTGGAAAAATTGCAATGGCTGGTATTGATGTATTTAAAAAAGAGCCTGCAATAAATCACCCTCTTTTAGACTTAGATAATATAACTGTAACTGCACACTTAGGTGCAAATACAAAAGAGTCTCAAAAGAAAATCGCTATTCAAGCTGCACAAAATGCAATTGAATCAGCACGTGGAATTGCATATCCAAATGCTCTTAACTTACCAATTGATGAAAGTAAAATTCCTTCTTTTGTAAAACCATATATCGAATTAACTCAAAAAATGGCATTTTTAAGTGCACAAAGTGACAAAAGTGCTATTAGATCAATTAGTGTGCAAGCAGAAGGTAAAATTGCAGAATACTTAGATTCTTTGACTACATTTGCAGCAGTTGGTTCGCTATCTGTATCAGGTGGAGAAGATGTAAACTATGTAAATGCAAAATTCTGGGCAGAAGAGAAAGGTATCACTTTTGATACTGCTGAAATTTCTCACAATAGTGGCTATAACAATAAAGTTACTGTTAAAATTACTACAGAAAAAGGTGTAAATACTATATCTGGAACTGTATTTAATGATAATATGCAAAGAATTGTTGATATTAATCATTTCGCTTTAGATATTGAACCAAAAGGTAATATGATATTCCTTAGAAACTCTGATGTACCTGGAGTAATTGGAGAAGTTGGTAAAGTATTAGGTAATGAAGGTATCAATATTGCAGACTTTAGACTATCAAGAGGCAAAAATGGCGCACTTGCAGTGATTTTAGTTGATGCTACAATAAATAGTGATATTTTAAGTAAATTAGCAAACCTAGAAGCAGCAATATCTGTTTCTTATGCAGAAATTTAA
- a CDS encoding 30S ribosomal protein S1 encodes MGIEDIEIGEDFDFEQMLNESFENAENNSVVNGVIVEITEENALVDVGQKIEGRLNISEITLNGEVKYKEGDTIPVMLMGTRGERPAISHRKVLQKEKFDAFVEKHKEDLEDVVIEGKVVSVKNKGGFIIEDEDGCEYFMPMAQSYLKVYGAIGKKVKAKVLKVNESQNSIIVSRKKLIEEAKAQKDTKIAEILESGEPVNGTIKKITSYGMFVDLGGIDGLVNYNEISYKGPVNPANYYEEGDEVTVSILSYDKAKQHLSLSIKAALPNPWEEIKDQLEVGDTITVTVSNFESYGAFVDLGNDIEGLLHISEITWNKNIKNPKEILTLGEEVNVEVIELDIDKKRLRVSLKNLQEKPFAKFLKENNVGDVIKGKVATLTDFGAFVTIGEIDGLLHNEEASWETNAKCKSMFKKGDEVEVKIIKIDKDKENISLSIKEISDSPAKKFQDAHRIGDIVKGPIKDVKDFGLFIKLDDNLDGLVRTEDFGPLKADEVKIGEEIEAVVVNIDTKRNRVRLSIKRLEIQQEREVLKAVNDDSHMTLGDLLKDQIK; translated from the coding sequence ATGGGTATCGAAGATATTGAAATTGGTGAAGACTTTGACTTTGAGCAAATGCTTAATGAGTCTTTTGAGAATGCTGAAAATAACTCTGTAGTAAATGGTGTAATTGTAGAAATTACTGAAGAAAACGCGCTTGTTGACGTTGGTCAAAAGATTGAAGGTAGATTAAATATCTCTGAAATCACGCTAAATGGTGAAGTGAAATATAAAGAGGGTGATACTATCCCTGTTATGTTAATGGGAACAAGAGGTGAAAGACCTGCAATCTCACATAGAAAAGTTTTACAAAAAGAGAAATTTGACGCATTTGTAGAGAAACACAAAGAAGACCTTGAAGATGTAGTAATTGAAGGTAAAGTTGTTTCTGTTAAAAATAAAGGTGGTTTCATAATTGAAGATGAGGATGGATGTGAATATTTCATGCCAATGGCTCAATCTTACTTAAAAGTTTATGGTGCAATCGGTAAAAAAGTTAAAGCTAAAGTTTTAAAAGTAAACGAAAGCCAAAACTCAATTATTGTTTCTAGAAAGAAACTAATTGAAGAAGCAAAAGCACAAAAAGATACTAAAATTGCTGAAATTTTAGAATCAGGTGAACCAGTAAATGGAACAATTAAAAAAATCACTTCTTATGGAATGTTTGTAGATTTAGGTGGAATTGATGGTTTAGTAAACTACAATGAAATCTCTTACAAAGGTCCTGTTAATCCAGCTAATTATTATGAAGAAGGTGATGAAGTTACAGTTTCTATTCTTTCTTATGATAAAGCAAAACAACACTTATCATTATCAATTAAAGCTGCATTACCAAATCCATGGGAAGAAATTAAAGATCAATTAGAAGTTGGTGATACAATCACTGTTACTGTTTCTAACTTTGAATCTTATGGTGCATTTGTTGATTTAGGAAATGATATTGAGGGATTATTACATATTTCTGAAATTACATGGAATAAAAACATCAAAAATCCAAAAGAGATTTTAACTTTAGGTGAAGAAGTTAATGTTGAAGTAATTGAGCTTGATATTGATAAAAAAAGATTAAGAGTTTCATTAAAGAACTTACAAGAAAAACCTTTTGCAAAATTCCTAAAAGAGAACAATGTAGGTGATGTTATTAAAGGTAAAGTTGCTACTTTAACTGACTTTGGTGCATTTGTTACTATTGGTGAAATTGATGGATTATTACATAATGAAGAAGCTTCTTGGGAAACTAACGCAAAATGTAAATCAATGTTTAAAAAAGGTGATGAAGTTGAAGTTAAAATCATCAAAATTGATAAAGATAAAGAAAATATTTCTTTAAGTATCAAAGAAATTTCAGATTCTCCTGCTAAAAAATTCCAAGATGCACACAGAATTGGTGATATTGTAAAAGGACCAATTAAAGATGTTAAAGATTTTGGTCTATTTATTAAACTAGATGACAATTTAGATGGTTTAGTAAGAACAGAAGATTTTGGTCCATTAAAAGCTGATGAAGTTAAAATTGGTGAAGAGATTGAAGCTGTTGTTGTAAATATTGATACAAAAAGAAATAGAGTTAGATTATCTATTAAAAGATTAGAAATACAACAAGAAAGAGAAGTTCTTAAAGCTGTAAATGATGATTCACATATGACTTTAGGCGATTTATTAAAAGATCAAATTAAATAA
- a CDS encoding 4-hydroxy-3-methylbut-2-enyl diphosphate reductase, translating into MQVKLASSYGFCFGVKRAIKIAESYENSATMGPLIHNQNEIDRLKNNFNVGLYNSLSEVKKDDTVIIRTHGIPKDELRNLKKNKDAKVINATCPFVTTPQQIVKKMSKENYSILIFGDSTHPEVKGVKSYGEDQEDVHVVMSVKDLDKINFKYDKIATVAQTTKKKEVYLEIVNALILKNKEVRVFNTICDATFENQDAARDLSKEVDIMIVIGGKNSSNTKQLHAICLENCTDSYLIENSKELEKQWFKDKKICGITAGASTPDWIIQEVVNKVEEYNENF; encoded by the coding sequence ATGCAAGTTAAATTAGCTTCAAGTTATGGTTTTTGTTTTGGAGTAAAAAGAGCTATAAAAATAGCAGAATCGTATGAAAATTCTGCTACTATGGGACCACTAATTCACAATCAAAATGAGATTGATAGATTAAAAAATAATTTTAATGTAGGTTTATATAATTCACTTTCAGAAGTAAAAAAAGATGATACTGTTATTATTAGAACTCATGGTATTCCAAAAGATGAGCTAAGAAATCTAAAAAAAAATAAAGATGCAAAAGTTATAAATGCAACCTGCCCTTTTGTTACAACTCCTCAGCAAATTGTTAAGAAAATGTCAAAGGAAAACTACTCAATACTAATTTTTGGGGATAGTACTCATCCAGAAGTTAAAGGTGTAAAATCTTATGGAGAAGATCAAGAAGATGTTCATGTTGTAATGAGCGTCAAAGATTTAGATAAGATAAATTTCAAATATGACAAGATTGCAACTGTTGCTCAAACTACAAAGAAAAAAGAAGTATATCTTGAAATTGTAAATGCACTTATATTAAAAAATAAAGAAGTAAGGGTATTTAATACTATTTGCGATGCAACCTTTGAAAATCAAGATGCAGCAAGAGATTTATCAAAAGAGGTTGACATAATGATTGTAATTGGAGGGAAAAACTCTTCAAATACAAAACAATTACATGCAATTTGTTTAGAGAATTGTACAGATTCTTATTTAATTGAAAATTCTAAAGAGCTTGAAAAACAGTGGTTTAAAGATAAAAAAATCTGTGGTATAACAGCTGGTGCATCAACACCTGATTGGATCATTCAAGAAGTAGTTAATAAAGTAGAAGAATATAACGAAAATTTTTAA
- the aroA gene encoding 3-phosphoshikimate 1-carboxyvinyltransferase, with protein sequence METLNIKKIGKSFDITIDTISSDKSISHRCAMFSLFSNKTSYIKNYLTAEDTLNTLSIVEQLGAKIKKDGSYIEITPPNKLTEPEDVLDCGNSGTAIRLFCGLFASVEGAFTLTGDKYLRARPMKRVANPLRSIGAKIDGREDGNKAPLFIRGNKLKAFKYQSPVNSAQVKSAMILAALKAEDTCKYKEEELTRDHTERMLNGMGANIKLDNEGFINIKPLNDYLKPLDITVPTDPSSAFFFAVAAAINPNSKVTIKNVTLNPTRIEAYKILEKMGAKVEYIEKENIYEPIGDIIVEHNELKGVDVNENISWLIDELPALSIAMSLAKGNSKVSNAKELRVKESDRISSVIENLKLCGVDYTEFEDGYEIVGGSINKATINSYGDHRIAMSFAIAGTICDMDIEDTQCIQTSFPNFKEILDTLY encoded by the coding sequence GTGGAAACATTAAACATAAAGAAAATTGGAAAATCATTTGATATTACAATTGATACAATAAGTAGTGATAAATCAATCTCTCATAGATGTGCAATGTTTTCACTATTTTCAAATAAAACTTCATACATAAAAAACTATCTTACAGCTGAGGATACTTTAAATACATTAAGTATCGTAGAACAACTTGGTGCAAAAATCAAAAAAGATGGCTCATACATAGAAATTACTCCACCAAATAAATTAACTGAGCCAGAAGATGTTTTAGATTGTGGTAACTCAGGAACTGCAATAAGACTTTTTTGCGGTTTATTTGCAAGTGTTGAGGGTGCTTTTACTCTAACAGGTGATAAATACTTAAGAGCAAGACCTATGAAAAGAGTTGCAAATCCATTAAGAAGTATTGGTGCCAAAATTGATGGAAGGGAAGATGGAAATAAAGCTCCTTTATTTATTAGAGGAAATAAACTTAAAGCATTTAAGTACCAATCACCCGTAAACTCTGCACAAGTAAAATCTGCTATGATTTTAGCTGCTTTAAAAGCAGAAGATACATGTAAATACAAAGAAGAAGAATTAACAAGAGATCACACAGAACGAATGCTAAATGGCATGGGTGCAAATATAAAACTAGATAATGAAGGTTTTATAAATATTAAGCCTTTAAATGATTATTTAAAACCATTAGATATTACAGTTCCAACTGATCCCTCTTCAGCTTTTTTCTTTGCAGTTGCAGCAGCAATAAACCCAAACTCAAAAGTTACGATAAAAAATGTAACTTTAAACCCTACAAGAATTGAAGCATACAAGATTCTTGAAAAAATGGGTGCTAAAGTTGAGTATATTGAAAAAGAGAATATTTATGAACCAATTGGTGATATTATTGTAGAACACAATGAACTAAAAGGCGTAGATGTAAATGAAAATATCTCTTGGCTAATTGATGAATTACCAGCTTTATCAATTGCAATGAGTTTAGCAAAAGGCAATTCTAAAGTAAGTAATGCAAAAGAGTTAAGAGTTAAAGAAAGTGATAGAATATCTTCTGTAATAGAAAATTTAAAACTTTGTGGTGTTGATTATACAGAGTTTGAAGATGGTTATGAAATTGTTGGTGGTTCAATAAATAAAGCTACAATTAACTCATATGGGGATCATAGAATCGCTATGAGTTTTGCAATTGCTGGAACCATATGTGATATGGATATTGAAGATACACAATGTATTCAAACATCATTTCCTAACTTCAAAGAGATACTTGACACCCTATATTAA